A stretch of Bacillus horti DNA encodes these proteins:
- a CDS encoding ABC transporter permease: MEISKDKFRHIGLNEQKSEEIVRPSMSYWQDVWRRLKANKIAMTSLFFLIGLSIMAIIGPMLTPYSYNVNNLSFTNQPPSAEHWFGTDSLGRDMWARVWVGARVSLAIGIVAAFFQTVIGVVVGGIAGFYGGRIDMIIMRFIDVMISIPYLIFVILIMVIMGAGIIPIVIAIAITGWLEMARLVRGQIMQLKNEEFIISAISLGASSFRLIFKHLIPNTLGVIIVSLTMAIPAAIFSEAFLSFIGIGVKPPMTSWGQLANLGTSVMQIHPYQLLIPAFFISITMLSLQLLGDGLRDALDPKLRK, encoded by the coding sequence GTGGAAATATCTAAGGATAAGTTTCGGCATATAGGCTTAAATGAGCAAAAAAGCGAGGAAATTGTAAGGCCGAGCATGAGCTATTGGCAGGATGTTTGGCGTCGTTTAAAGGCGAACAAGATAGCGATGACTTCCCTTTTCTTTCTAATAGGTCTATCGATCATGGCTATTATTGGCCCGATGCTCACACCGTATAGCTACAATGTTAACAATCTCTCCTTTACCAATCAGCCGCCAAGTGCCGAGCATTGGTTTGGAACAGACTCATTAGGTCGAGACATGTGGGCTAGGGTTTGGGTAGGAGCCCGTGTTTCATTAGCTATCGGTATCGTCGCTGCTTTCTTCCAAACGGTTATAGGTGTAGTAGTTGGAGGCATAGCAGGATTTTACGGTGGAAGAATTGATATGATCATCATGCGCTTTATCGATGTGATGATTTCCATTCCATATTTAATTTTTGTTATTTTAATTATGGTCATCATGGGAGCTGGTATTATCCCGATTGTAATTGCCATAGCGATAACAGGCTGGCTTGAGATGGCCCGTCTGGTTCGGGGTCAAATTATGCAATTAAAGAATGAAGAATTTATTATCTCAGCTATTTCATTAGGAGCAAGCTCCTTTCGATTAATCTTTAAGCATCTAATTCCAAATACGTTAGGCGTTATTATCGTATCGTTAACGATGGCTATTCCTGCCGCTATTTTCTCTGAGGCGTTTCTTAGCTTTATCGGAATAGGTGTAAAGCCTCCGATGACTAGTTGGGGGCAGCTCGCTAATCTGGGGACATCTGTCATGCAAATTCATCCCTATCAGCTATTGATTCCTGCATTTTTTATCAGTATAACGATGCTTTCCCTGCAATTATTAGGGGATGGTCTTAGGGATGCGCTTGATCCGAAATTAAGAAAGTAG
- a CDS encoding Sapep family Mn(2+)-dependent dipeptidase, protein MKFRVSEEQYRQCIESLQELIRIPSVKAAPTEGNPFGEQIGKALDFFLGHAKQLGFTVRDIDRYVGIVEMGEGDEELGILVHIDVVPEGDHSAWRFAPYSAEIHDGSIWGRGTLDDKGPAMAVLYAMKLLADQNIQWNKRVRLIIGTDEESSWQDIAYYKQKEKPPTIAFTPDGCFPVTNSEKGILTLGYEKQREQASIASIVKEVQAGERHNVTPGVAKAVIQLSHESSIEAFKSTDQISIELQSDGRILITAKGVAGRTSDPNVETNAIHILLTYLKQCLPKNDGFREVIDFYKTYVQDSNGAGHDCQLSDEISGELTLAPCVLEWNSFRVNLVSNIRYPSSLQLEEILDRVRGKLASSSFTWSVVEHKAPIFVPKDDPFITKLMHVYTSYFNRQDEPLSISGGTYARAFPNTVAFGALIPGKPLNAHEANEHVELKVVQDWIQIYANAIYALVAKIE, encoded by the coding sequence ATGAAATTTAGAGTAAGTGAGGAACAGTATAGACAATGTATTGAATCGCTACAGGAACTAATCCGTATCCCCAGCGTGAAAGCGGCGCCTACCGAAGGAAATCCATTTGGTGAGCAGATTGGAAAAGCATTGGATTTCTTCTTAGGGCATGCCAAGCAATTAGGCTTTACTGTACGTGATATAGATCGGTATGTGGGGATTGTAGAGATGGGTGAAGGGGATGAAGAGCTAGGCATTCTTGTGCATATAGACGTTGTCCCTGAAGGAGATCATTCAGCTTGGCGTTTTGCTCCATATTCAGCAGAGATCCATGACGGCTCCATATGGGGTAGAGGAACCTTAGATGATAAAGGACCAGCGATGGCCGTTTTATACGCTATGAAGCTTCTAGCAGATCAAAATATCCAGTGGAATAAAAGAGTGCGTCTAATTATCGGTACTGATGAGGAAAGCTCATGGCAGGATATCGCTTATTATAAGCAAAAAGAAAAGCCACCAACTATTGCCTTTACACCAGACGGCTGTTTCCCTGTGACGAATAGCGAGAAGGGAATTTTGACATTAGGCTATGAAAAGCAAAGGGAACAAGCCTCAATTGCTTCTATTGTTAAAGAAGTACAGGCTGGTGAAAGGCATAATGTGACACCTGGAGTAGCCAAAGCTGTTATCCAGCTTTCTCATGAATCTTCTATTGAAGCTTTTAAAAGCACTGATCAGATTTCCATAGAGCTGCAATCTGACGGAAGGATCCTTATTACAGCAAAGGGAGTAGCAGGTCGTACAAGTGATCCAAACGTAGAGACAAATGCGATTCATATTCTATTAACCTATTTAAAGCAGTGTCTTCCGAAAAATGATGGCTTTAGAGAGGTCATTGACTTTTACAAGACGTATGTACAGGATTCAAACGGTGCAGGACATGATTGTCAGCTGTCCGACGAAATCTCTGGAGAGCTAACTCTTGCTCCTTGTGTTCTTGAATGGAACAGCTTTAGAGTCAATTTAGTGAGCAATATACGTTACCCTTCATCACTACAGCTAGAGGAGATATTGGATCGAGTGAGAGGTAAGCTAGCGTCTAGCTCGTTTACTTGGAGTGTAGTGGAGCACAAAGCACCCATCTTCGTTCCTAAGGATGATCCGTTTATTACGAAGCTAATGCATGTTTACACGAGCTATTTTAATCGTCAGGATGAGCCTTTATCCATTTCTGGAGGCACCTATGCAAGAGCTTTTCCCAACACAGTAGCCTTTGGTGCGCTTATTCCAGGGAAGCCTCTTAATGCTCATGAAGCAAACGAGCATGTGGAGCTTAAGGTCGTACAGGACTGGATTCAAATTTATGCTAACGCCATCTATGCGCTTGTGGCAAAAATCGAGTAG
- a CDS encoding peptide ABC transporter substrate-binding protein — protein sequence MLKNSRWLLALMIVFTVALVGCTAETPADQNATEGTENNSTGETESNTETGSAEQLLRMVIQEEPTNLDPQVGTDGYSMIVNNAVLEGLVRFHDGEIIPGIAEEWEVSEDGLTYTFHLRDSVWSDGTELTAEDFKDSFIRLIDPATQSPYAYVGYYVENAQAFNEGDITDAEQVGVNVIDANTLEFTLVSPTKQFLSLMSFLSYLPSNAGAVEEFGQEYAADPNKMLYNGPFVLTEWKHQESLTLEKNPNYWNSDAITLEKVEINIVPDDGTASGMFETGNIDLVLIGREYIEKYESEGKANFYNKGTVQFVQYNFDSEVGEFLRNANFRKAISHAIDREGLVNGVLKNGSSPAQRYVMPTTLGKETDFGEEYPFSPFPAQVDVAKAEEYLEAALSELGKSKDDIPTIEFLASDRPDDRIISEAIQDMLAQNLGISIDISVAPHSQRLQMMLDSNYQMMWGGWGPDFNDPMTYLDIFTSSSGYNTTGFQDEIYDGLVAEANAKADVELRGDLLFMTEQHLVEHGPVTTVFFAGGAYAKADNLENVKMNHIGAEIDFIFAEFR from the coding sequence GTGTTGAAAAATTCTCGATGGTTACTCGCATTAATGATCGTATTTACGGTAGCGCTTGTTGGGTGTACAGCGGAAACACCTGCTGATCAAAACGCTACGGAAGGAACAGAAAATAACTCAACTGGGGAAACAGAATCGAATACAGAGACTGGTTCAGCTGAGCAGCTTTTACGTATGGTTATTCAGGAGGAACCTACAAATCTAGACCCACAAGTGGGGACAGATGGATACTCCATGATTGTGAATAACGCTGTATTAGAAGGGCTAGTACGCTTCCACGATGGGGAAATCATTCCTGGTATTGCTGAAGAGTGGGAGGTCTCAGAGGATGGTCTTACGTATACATTCCACTTGAGAGATTCCGTATGGAGTGACGGAACAGAGCTGACAGCAGAGGATTTTAAAGACTCGTTCATTCGACTTATCGACCCTGCTACTCAATCTCCATATGCGTATGTAGGCTACTATGTGGAAAATGCTCAAGCCTTTAATGAGGGAGATATCACAGATGCGGAGCAGGTTGGAGTAAACGTCATTGACGCAAACACTCTTGAATTTACGCTAGTATCACCGACAAAGCAATTCTTATCGTTAATGAGCTTCCTATCATACTTACCATCTAACGCTGGTGCGGTAGAGGAATTTGGACAAGAATACGCAGCAGATCCAAATAAAATGCTGTATAACGGACCATTTGTATTAACGGAGTGGAAGCACCAGGAGTCATTAACGCTAGAAAAAAATCCAAACTATTGGAACAGTGACGCTATCACCCTAGAAAAGGTTGAGATTAATATCGTTCCTGATGACGGTACGGCTTCTGGAATGTTTGAAACAGGAAATATTGACTTAGTATTAATTGGTCGTGAGTATATCGAGAAGTATGAAAGTGAAGGCAAAGCAAACTTCTACAATAAAGGAACGGTTCAATTCGTACAATACAACTTCGATAGTGAGGTTGGGGAGTTCCTAAGAAATGCAAACTTCAGAAAAGCCATCTCTCATGCTATTGATCGTGAAGGCTTAGTGAATGGAGTATTGAAGAACGGGTCTTCTCCAGCTCAGCGTTATGTTATGCCTACAACACTAGGAAAAGAAACAGATTTTGGAGAAGAGTATCCTTTCAGTCCATTCCCAGCTCAGGTTGATGTGGCGAAAGCAGAAGAGTATTTAGAAGCAGCGTTAAGTGAACTTGGAAAATCAAAGGATGACATCCCAACAATTGAATTCCTAGCGAGTGATCGTCCTGATGATCGCATTATCTCTGAGGCGATTCAGGATATGCTAGCTCAAAATCTAGGGATTAGCATTGATATTAGTGTAGCTCCACATAGCCAAAGACTACAAATGATGCTGGATTCCAATTATCAGATGATGTGGGGGGGCTGGGGACCAGACTTTAATGACCCAATGACCTATTTAGATATCTTTACAAGCTCAAGCGGATACAACACCACTGGCTTCCAAGACGAAATCTATGATGGATTAGTAGCTGAAGCGAATGCAAAAGCGGATGTTGAGCTTCGTGGAGATCTATTGTTTATGACTGAGCAACACCTTGTTGAGCATGGTCCTGTGACTACAGTATTTTTCGCAGGTGGTGCTTATGCGAAAGCAGACAACCTAGAAAACGTGAAAATGAACCATATCGGAGCAGAAATTGATTTCATTTTTGCTGAATTTAGATAA
- a CDS encoding polymer-forming cytoskeletal protein — MTTTKNKLSIQGIGSASGGEFDKVHVNGKGTIDGDVDCQEFDLNGAGTVHGDIKSEAFRVNGSASIDGKVEVEDGRLDGATKLQHELIFKSFEVNGSITVGGFVQGEKMNVKGRLKAGGNCEVDDFKLEGAFKINGLLSADHVDAVLYGQSNAREIGGQKIVVKRQRKVLSIFQAFFKTNLKVELIEGDDIELENTEADKVCGKNVVIGENCNIGIVEYSGTISKHKNSVVQESKKV; from the coding sequence ATGACAACAACAAAAAATAAGCTAAGCATTCAAGGAATTGGCAGCGCCAGTGGCGGTGAATTTGATAAAGTACATGTAAATGGAAAAGGGACGATTGATGGGGATGTAGATTGTCAGGAATTTGACCTGAATGGGGCTGGAACGGTCCATGGAGATATTAAAAGTGAAGCATTTCGAGTCAATGGCTCAGCTAGCATAGATGGCAAGGTTGAGGTGGAGGATGGAAGACTAGATGGTGCTACTAAGCTTCAACACGAGCTTATTTTTAAAAGCTTTGAAGTCAATGGATCGATAACTGTTGGTGGGTTTGTTCAGGGTGAGAAGATGAATGTAAAAGGACGGTTAAAGGCTGGAGGAAATTGTGAGGTTGACGATTTTAAGCTAGAGGGTGCATTCAAGATTAATGGCCTTTTAAGTGCTGATCATGTAGATGCAGTTCTTTATGGTCAATCAAATGCGCGAGAAATTGGTGGACAAAAAATTGTCGTTAAGCGCCAACGAAAGGTTCTAAGCATATTTCAAGCCTTCTTTAAGACAAACCTGAAAGTTGAGTTGATTGAAGGAGACGATATTGAGCTTGAAAATACAGAAGCAGATAAAGTTTGTGGTAAAAATGTGGTTATCGGAGAAAACTGTAATATTGGAATCGTAGAGTATAGCGGTACGATTAGCAAGCATAAAAATTCTGTTGTACAAGAGAGTAAGAAGGTCTAA
- a CDS encoding DUF4004 family protein, which yields MNEELISKKDILQQTGISYGQLYRWKRKNLIPEDWFIRKSTFTGQETFFPKDKILERIDKIQLMKDKLSLDELASLFSPKLSELNMTEDEVIQQGIASEKTVQLFKQVIEIESFSTRSILILCIVEKSLQIKGISPLVGKMIIELLLQHELLEDIDQLKKSSPSLIVIRKQDVTSALLLTHTDRVYTERETELLAHVFLMDYMEEIKMILF from the coding sequence TTGAATGAAGAACTAATATCTAAGAAGGATATTCTTCAGCAGACGGGCATTTCCTATGGTCAGCTATACAGGTGGAAGCGGAAGAATTTAATACCAGAGGATTGGTTTATTCGGAAATCAACCTTCACGGGTCAGGAGACCTTTTTTCCCAAGGATAAAATACTAGAACGAATAGACAAAATTCAATTGATGAAGGATAAGCTGTCTCTTGATGAATTAGCCAGCCTATTCTCACCCAAACTTTCTGAATTAAATATGACTGAGGATGAGGTCATTCAGCAGGGAATAGCCTCCGAGAAGACTGTTCAGCTTTTTAAACAAGTTATAGAGATAGAGAGCTTCAGTACACGATCTATTCTTATCCTCTGTATAGTGGAAAAGAGTCTACAGATTAAGGGGATAAGTCCACTGGTTGGTAAAATGATCATCGAGCTCCTGCTTCAACACGAGCTATTAGAGGATATTGATCAGCTTAAGAAGAGCTCGCCAAGCCTTATTGTGATCCGTAAGCAAGATGTCACAAGTGCTCTCCTTCTTACACATACTGATAGAGTTTATACAGAAAGAGAAACAGAGCTTTTGGCCCACGTTTTTTTAATGGACTACATGGAAGAAATAAAAATGATCTTATTTTAG
- a CDS encoding fatty acid desaturase codes for MHNQTHRHLLKEVAPYEKSNLKASIWQVCNTLIPFFVLWYLAYLSLDVSYWLTLPLAVLAAGFLIRVFILFHDCCHHSFFKNRVANEILGTITGVLTFFPYHKWKNEHNIHHATSSNLDKRGVGDIWILTVEEYMTASIWTRMAYRMYRNPFVMFGLGPIFMFLFKNRFNRPKARKAERLNTYLTNIIIVGVTALLCWAIGWQAFLLIHGPIFLISGAAGIWLFYVQHQFEETYFEHDDEWSYVKAATDGSSYYKLPKVLQWITGNIGYHHVHHLSPRVPNYYLESAHTNTPPLQHVTTITILGSLQAIRFRLWDEANKQFISFQQFKKGLATNQFITPPIEKTKSAS; via the coding sequence ATGCACAATCAAACTCATCGTCATTTGCTCAAGGAAGTTGCACCCTATGAGAAATCGAATTTGAAGGCAAGTATTTGGCAAGTTTGCAACACCCTTATTCCATTTTTTGTTCTTTGGTACTTAGCGTATCTAAGCTTAGATGTTTCGTATTGGTTAACCCTACCTTTAGCTGTGCTGGCTGCTGGCTTTTTAATCCGAGTATTTATTCTGTTTCATGATTGCTGTCATCATTCTTTTTTTAAGAACCGAGTAGCCAATGAAATATTAGGGACCATCACTGGTGTCTTGACGTTTTTTCCTTACCATAAATGGAAGAATGAGCACAATATTCATCATGCTACTAGCAGTAATTTAGACAAAAGAGGAGTAGGGGATATCTGGATCCTAACTGTAGAGGAGTATATGACGGCATCGATTTGGACGCGTATGGCCTATCGGATGTATAGAAATCCATTTGTTATGTTTGGATTAGGGCCGATCTTTATGTTCCTGTTCAAAAATAGATTTAATAGACCGAAAGCTAGGAAAGCGGAACGTCTAAATACGTATCTGACTAATATCATCATTGTAGGTGTAACGGCCCTGTTATGCTGGGCTATTGGCTGGCAAGCTTTCCTACTGATTCATGGACCTATCTTCTTGATCTCGGGAGCAGCGGGAATATGGTTGTTCTATGTGCAGCATCAGTTTGAGGAAACGTATTTTGAGCATGACGATGAGTGGAGCTATGTTAAAGCGGCTACAGATGGGAGCTCCTATTATAAGCTACCAAAGGTTTTGCAGTGGATAACAGGTAACATTGGCTATCATCACGTGCATCATTTAAGCCCTAGGGTTCCAAACTATTACTTGGAATCAGCTCATACAAATACCCCACCGTTACAGCACGTTACAACAATCACGATTTTGGGCAGCTTACAAGCGATTCGCTTTCGTTTGTGGGATGAAGCCAATAAGCAATTTATTAGCTTTCAGCAGTTTAAAAAAGGGCTAGCTACTAATCAATTTATTACCCCGCCTATTGAAAAAACAAAATCTGCGAGCTAG
- a CDS encoding ABC transporter ATP-binding protein, producing MRKVKKEKVLEVKDLQISFDTYAGEVQAVRGISFDVHRGEAIAIVGESGSGKSVTVQGIMKLLPTPPTRYKNGSVILEGEDISAYSKKKMEKIKGSKMAMIFQDPMTSLNPTMKIGRQIAEGIEKHTKLNKEQVRARVIELLRLVGIPTPEDRLEQYPHEFSGGMRQRVMIAIALACEPKLLIADEPTTALDVTIQAQILNLMKNLNEELGTSIILITHDLGVVARMAERIIVMYAGKPVEIAEKHDLFYRAKHPYTWGLLRAIPRIDSNKKDPLKSIPGTPPNLVSPPVGCAFASRCEYAMEICYEQQPELSEHGAGHQAACWLHHPYAKERLDQIMAEREAEGRNEHGQSTTF from the coding sequence GTGAGAAAAGTGAAAAAGGAAAAGGTGCTTGAGGTAAAGGATTTACAAATATCCTTTGACACATACGCTGGAGAGGTTCAGGCTGTACGGGGAATTTCCTTTGACGTTCACCGTGGTGAAGCGATCGCCATTGTTGGTGAATCCGGAAGTGGAAAAAGTGTAACGGTACAAGGCATCATGAAGCTTTTACCTACACCCCCTACTCGATATAAAAATGGGAGCGTCATTCTAGAGGGTGAGGATATTTCTGCCTACTCTAAAAAGAAGATGGAGAAAATCAAAGGCTCTAAGATGGCTATGATCTTCCAGGACCCGATGACTTCACTCAATCCAACAATGAAAATTGGCAGACAAATTGCCGAAGGAATTGAAAAGCATACGAAGCTGAATAAGGAACAGGTACGAGCACGTGTCATCGAGCTACTGCGTTTGGTTGGAATTCCAACTCCAGAGGACAGACTAGAGCAGTATCCACATGAGTTTAGTGGCGGAATGAGGCAGCGTGTCATGATTGCTATTGCGTTAGCGTGTGAGCCTAAGCTTCTCATTGCAGATGAGCCAACAACCGCTTTGGATGTAACCATTCAGGCTCAGATTTTAAACTTGATGAAAAACTTAAATGAAGAGCTAGGCACATCGATTATCTTAATTACCCATGATTTAGGCGTCGTAGCAAGAATGGCAGAACGTATTATTGTGATGTATGCCGGTAAACCGGTTGAAATCGCTGAAAAGCATGATTTGTTTTATAGAGCGAAGCATCCGTACACCTGGGGCTTATTAAGAGCTATCCCACGGATAGATTCCAATAAAAAGGATCCCTTGAAGTCCATTCCTGGTACACCGCCTAACTTAGTGTCTCCACCCGTAGGCTGTGCCTTTGCTAGCCGCTGTGAGTACGCCATGGAGATCTGCTACGAGCAGCAGCCAGAGCTTTCTGAGCATGGAGCTGGACACCAAGCCGCCTGTTGGCTGCACCATCCCTATGCCAAGGAAAGGTTAGATCAGATTATGGCAGAGCGTGAGGCAGAAGGGAGGAATGAGCATGGGCAGTCCACAACATTCTAA
- a CDS encoding ABC transporter permease yields the protein MAKYFLQRIFIALLTIFILVVATFFLVKLLPGDPFLDPKLPDETRQNMIEYYGLDKPVYIQFFQYLGNLVQGDLGYSLTYKNQTVNQVIANAFPKSMELGLIALVISLIIGLILGIISALQHNKALDYISMLIAIIGISVPSFIIGALFQYVFAVRLQWFPVAQWLGFEYTILPACALALGSVALIARLMRTSMLDIVSLDYVKTADAKGLSQAQITMRHQIRNALLPVLTVLGPLVARLVTGTFVIEQIFAIPGLGRHYVQSMQTLDYTMIMGLTIFFGAFLVVMNLLVDLSYGLVDPRIRARK from the coding sequence ATGGCCAAGTATTTTTTGCAGCGTATCTTTATTGCACTTTTAACTATTTTTATCCTTGTCGTTGCAACCTTCTTCCTAGTTAAGCTTCTTCCAGGAGATCCATTCCTAGATCCCAAGCTACCGGATGAAACTAGACAGAATATGATCGAGTACTACGGTCTAGATAAGCCTGTCTATATTCAATTCTTTCAATATCTAGGGAACTTAGTGCAGGGCGATTTGGGTTATTCCTTAACGTATAAAAACCAGACGGTAAATCAGGTCATTGCCAACGCTTTTCCTAAATCTATGGAGTTAGGCTTAATCGCTTTAGTTATTTCGTTAATCATAGGATTGATATTAGGCATTATATCTGCCTTACAGCATAATAAAGCACTGGATTATATCAGTATGCTTATTGCAATTATTGGTATCTCCGTCCCAAGCTTTATTATCGGAGCCTTATTCCAATATGTATTTGCTGTTCGTCTTCAGTGGTTTCCTGTGGCACAGTGGCTTGGCTTTGAATACACCATACTTCCTGCCTGTGCTCTAGCCTTAGGAAGCGTAGCCCTAATTGCACGTCTGATGAGAACCAGTATGCTTGATATCGTTTCTTTAGATTATGTGAAAACGGCCGACGCAAAAGGACTTTCACAGGCACAAATTACAATGCGTCACCAAATTAGGAACGCTTTACTCCCTGTTTTAACTGTTTTAGGCCCGCTTGTGGCTCGCCTTGTAACAGGTACGTTTGTTATTGAACAGATTTTCGCTATACCAGGGCTTGGTCGTCACTACGTACAGAGCATGCAAACGTTAGATTACACCATGATCATGGGGTTAACGATTTTCTTTGGTGCGTTTTTAGTTGTGATGAATCTGTTAGTTGATCTTTCCTACGGTTTAGTTGATCCACGTATACGGGCGAGAAAATAA
- a CDS encoding aminopeptidase P family protein has translation MEKTFFIQNRKKVAKLLEYGIVLLHSGVKARVSSQETYDFRPNKMFYYLTGLSEPNLVLMLCIEHAEVKEFLLIPELDPVKQAWDGKQLDKDSAAQISGVEHIFDLGELQRVWDYLLYEYSYLPIWMNIKDGQLRELCTHFNLAFETEHIECIHEKLSFLRSFKEPEEIEKLSQVSKVAALGVQEAIKKSKPGLYEYQVEAFHDYVMKSNGLKPGHYKTILAAGQNATILHYLDNDSIIEGNDLILMDIDVEIEQYHCDCTRVFPASGRFTERQKQIYSAVLHVQKGLISYLKPGVTYGELNEYAKALLGKACQKLNVLHEHNKLEDYYFHQVGHAIGLDTHDVGVLEEDTVLKPGMVLTIEPGLYIQEEQIGVRIEDMVAVTENGNINLTEHLVKEIEDIEQLMARG, from the coding sequence ATGGAGAAAACCTTTTTTATTCAGAATCGAAAAAAAGTAGCCAAGCTTTTAGAATACGGTATTGTCCTCCTCCATTCGGGGGTGAAAGCTAGGGTTTCTTCACAGGAGACGTACGATTTTAGACCAAATAAAATGTTTTATTATTTAACTGGATTAAGCGAGCCAAACCTGGTGCTTATGTTATGCATAGAGCATGCAGAAGTGAAGGAGTTTTTACTTATTCCTGAACTTGATCCAGTTAAGCAAGCGTGGGATGGCAAGCAGCTTGATAAAGACTCAGCTGCTCAAATATCAGGAGTTGAGCATATTTTTGACCTTGGCGAGCTACAGCGAGTGTGGGATTATCTTCTATATGAATATAGCTATCTACCTATATGGATGAATATAAAGGATGGACAGTTAAGAGAGCTGTGTACGCATTTTAATCTAGCGTTTGAAACAGAGCATATTGAGTGTATTCATGAAAAGCTATCCTTTTTGAGAAGCTTTAAGGAGCCCGAAGAGATCGAAAAGCTATCTCAGGTCAGTAAAGTGGCTGCTTTAGGAGTGCAGGAAGCGATAAAGAAAAGCAAACCCGGCCTTTATGAGTATCAGGTGGAAGCCTTTCACGATTATGTAATGAAGTCCAACGGGCTAAAGCCCGGTCATTATAAAACCATTCTTGCAGCAGGCCAAAACGCAACGATTCTTCATTATCTTGATAACGATTCTATCATAGAGGGAAATGACTTAATTCTAATGGATATAGACGTAGAGATAGAACAGTATCATTGCGATTGTACAAGGGTTTTTCCGGCCAGTGGACGCTTTACCGAACGACAGAAGCAGATCTACTCAGCCGTATTACACGTTCAAAAAGGATTAATTTCATATCTTAAGCCTGGGGTGACGTACGGTGAGCTAAATGAGTACGCTAAAGCTTTATTAGGAAAAGCATGCCAAAAACTGAATGTCCTCCATGAGCATAATAAGCTAGAAGACTACTATTTCCACCAAGTAGGGCATGCCATCGGATTAGATACACATGATGTTGGTGTGCTGGAGGAGGATACCGTTCTTAAACCCGGTATGGTCTTGACGATAGAGCCTGGTCTATATATTCAGGAGGAGCAGATCGGTGTACGGATAGAGGATATGGTGGCTGTTACAGAGAATGGTAATATAAATCTAACTGAGCATCTTGTAAAGGAAATAGAGGATATCGAACAGTTAATGGCAAGGGGTTAA
- a CDS encoding ABC transporter ATP-binding protein: MSMGSPQHSKKLLEVKGLKKHFRMNGGAVLKAVDDVSFDIFEGETLGIVGESGCGKSTTGRAIKGIYELTDGEVVFDGRPLTKMNKKEKLAFTRDAQMIFQDPYSSLNPRMTVGELIGEGIDIHQLMKGKEKLERVRELIKLVGLNEEHLSRFPHEFSGGQRQRIGIARALAVEPRFIVCDEPISALDVSIQAQVINLLDELQKKLKLTYLFIAHDLSMVRHISDRVGVMYLGKLIELAPTEELYTNPLHPYTKALMSAIPIPDPIAEEQRDPIQLTGDLPSPMNIPTGCPFRTRCPIATAECAKEVPEFREVIPGHWVSCIHV, translated from the coding sequence ATGAGCATGGGCAGTCCACAACATTCTAAGAAACTACTTGAGGTTAAAGGATTAAAGAAGCACTTTCGGATGAATGGCGGAGCTGTGCTCAAGGCTGTAGATGATGTATCCTTTGATATTTTTGAAGGGGAAACACTCGGAATTGTTGGAGAATCTGGCTGTGGAAAGTCCACGACAGGTCGGGCCATAAAAGGTATTTATGAGCTAACTGATGGTGAGGTTGTATTTGATGGACGGCCTTTGACAAAGATGAACAAGAAAGAAAAGCTGGCCTTTACGAGAGACGCTCAAATGATCTTTCAAGATCCCTATTCCTCTCTCAATCCAAGGATGACCGTTGGTGAGTTGATTGGTGAAGGAATCGATATTCATCAACTGATGAAGGGCAAGGAAAAGCTGGAGCGGGTACGTGAGCTCATCAAATTAGTGGGTCTGAATGAAGAACATCTAAGCCGTTTTCCTCATGAATTTAGTGGAGGACAGAGGCAAAGGATAGGAATCGCACGAGCACTTGCTGTTGAGCCAAGGTTTATCGTCTGTGATGAACCCATTTCGGCCTTGGATGTATCGATTCAAGCACAGGTTATCAATCTGTTGGACGAACTACAGAAAAAGCTAAAGCTAACATATCTGTTTATTGCTCACGATCTATCAATGGTTCGGCATATTTCTGATCGGGTGGGCGTGATGTATTTAGGAAAGCTGATTGAGCTTGCTCCTACAGAAGAGCTGTATACGAATCCGCTACATCCATACACCAAGGCGCTAATGTCTGCTATTCCTATTCCAGATCCAATAGCTGAAGAGCAAAGAGATCCGATTCAGCTGACAGGTGATCTACCAAGTCCAATGAATATCCCGACAGGCTGTCCGTTCAGAACAAGATGCCCAATCGCTACAGCAGAGTGTGCTAAGGAGGTTCCAGAATTTCGTGAAGTCATTCCTGGACACTGGGTTTCTTGTATTCATGTCTAA